In one Sphingomonas hankookensis genomic region, the following are encoded:
- a CDS encoding DMT family transporter — protein sequence MNALAPLLVALLGGIGLAVQPPTNAALGRSIGSVLLAALVSFAVGTLILIGVWLIADRTPLANLREARSWMFLGGAYGAFFVLAAAFAAPRLGLASMLTIMIATQLVAALVIDRFGLIGLPKAPISGVRLIGVALVLVGAVLVRRG from the coding sequence ATGAACGCCCTTGCTCCGCTCCTCGTCGCCCTGCTGGGTGGTATCGGCCTTGCCGTGCAGCCGCCGACCAATGCCGCGCTGGGGCGGAGTATCGGGTCGGTGTTGCTCGCGGCGCTGGTGTCGTTTGCGGTGGGGACGCTGATCCTGATCGGGGTGTGGTTGATCGCCGATCGGACGCCGCTGGCGAACCTGCGCGAGGCGCGGTCGTGGATGTTTCTGGGCGGGGCGTATGGGGCGTTCTTCGTGTTGGCGGCGGCCTTTGCCGCGCCGCGGCTGGGGCTGGCGTCGATGCTGACGATCATGATCGCGACGCAGCTGGTCGCGGCGCTGGTGATCGATCGGTTCGGGTTGATCGGGTTGCCCAAGGCGCCGATCAGTGGGGTGCGGCTAATTGGGGTGGCGTTGGTGTTGGTTGGGGCGGTGTTGGTTCGGCGGGGGTAG
- the recG gene encoding ATP-dependent DNA helicase RecG encodes MRPELLNPLFAEVTSLKGVGPALAKPLERLKLSRVADVAFHLPTGWVDRLKRNELMEQDAGRVIAIPLTAVDYRVSAGRGPTRVRAADKHGNIVNLTYFGGSSGWVKKLFPLGETRLVSGKLETYGQELQIVHPDHVLPEAEADSLPEREAIYPLSEGLTSRRVGQLAAQAIERAPDLPEWIEPSLLSKHQWPAWKEALARIHADPADAKARERLAYDEVFANQLALLLVRGEARARKGRALTGDGRLRAKLDLPYKPTGAQSRTIGEIEGDMAQTQPMLRLLQGDVGSGKTLVALMALLIAVEGGAQGALLAPTEILARQHYATLQRQLAGTGVTVAALTGRDKGRVREGVLMGLADGSIDILVGTHAIFQEAVAYRDLGLVVVDEQHRFGVAQRMMLQAKAARPPHLLVMTATPIPRTLTLAQYGEMDVSRLDEMPPGREPIETVVMSEDKLDAVVDGLARHLSAGKQAYWVCPLVEESEKSDLAAAEARAEALRQRFGDKVALVHGRMKPLEKDAVMAEFAAARAGVLVATTVIEVGVDVPNATLIVIEAADRFGLAQLHQLRGRVGRGGGKSVCLLLRGNSLSETSRARLALMRESNDGFRIAEEDLRLRGGGELLGTRQSGEAVFRLATPEMLGELLPVANADARLLVDRDGGLEGPRGQAARVALYLFERDAGVGRLRSG; translated from the coding sequence ATGCGTCCCGAACTCCTCAACCCGCTGTTTGCCGAAGTCACCTCGCTGAAAGGGGTCGGCCCGGCGCTGGCCAAGCCGCTGGAGCGGTTGAAGTTGTCGCGGGTGGCCGATGTGGCGTTCCACCTGCCGACCGGCTGGGTCGACCGGTTGAAGCGGAACGAGCTGATGGAACAGGATGCGGGGCGGGTGATCGCGATCCCGCTGACCGCCGTCGATTACCGGGTGAGCGCGGGGCGCGGGCCGACGCGGGTGCGTGCCGCCGACAAACACGGCAATATCGTCAACCTGACCTATTTCGGCGGATCGTCGGGCTGGGTGAAGAAGCTGTTCCCGCTGGGCGAGACGCGGCTGGTGTCCGGCAAGCTGGAGACGTACGGGCAGGAGTTGCAGATAGTCCATCCCGACCATGTGCTGCCTGAGGCGGAGGCGGACAGCCTGCCCGAGCGGGAAGCGATCTATCCGCTGTCCGAAGGGCTGACATCGCGCCGGGTCGGGCAATTGGCGGCGCAGGCGATCGAGCGCGCGCCCGACCTGCCCGAATGGATCGAGCCTAGTTTGCTCAGCAAACATCAGTGGCCGGCGTGGAAGGAAGCGTTGGCGCGCATCCATGCCGATCCGGCGGATGCGAAGGCGCGGGAGCGGCTGGCCTATGACGAGGTGTTCGCCAATCAGTTGGCGCTGCTGTTGGTGCGGGGCGAGGCGCGGGCGCGTAAGGGGCGGGCGCTGACCGGGGACGGGCGGCTGCGCGCGAAACTCGACCTGCCATACAAGCCGACCGGCGCGCAGTCGCGGACGATCGGCGAGATCGAGGGCGACATGGCGCAGACCCAGCCGATGCTGCGGCTGCTGCAAGGCGATGTCGGGTCGGGCAAGACGCTGGTCGCGTTGATGGCGCTGCTGATCGCGGTCGAGGGCGGGGCGCAGGGGGCGTTGCTGGCGCCGACCGAAATCCTGGCGCGGCAGCATTATGCGACGTTGCAGCGGCAGTTGGCGGGGACCGGCGTCACCGTCGCCGCGCTGACCGGACGCGACAAGGGGCGCGTGCGCGAGGGCGTGTTGATGGGGTTGGCCGACGGGTCGATCGACATTCTGGTCGGCACGCACGCGATCTTTCAGGAGGCGGTAGCCTATCGCGACCTGGGGCTGGTGGTAGTCGACGAACAGCATCGCTTCGGCGTCGCGCAGCGGATGATGTTGCAGGCGAAGGCGGCGCGGCCACCGCATCTGCTGGTGATGACCGCGACGCCGATCCCGCGGACGCTGACGCTCGCCCAATATGGCGAGATGGACGTCAGCCGGCTGGACGAGATGCCGCCGGGGCGCGAGCCGATCGAGACGGTCGTGATGTCCGAGGACAAGCTGGACGCGGTGGTCGATGGGCTGGCGCGGCATTTGTCGGCGGGCAAGCAGGCGTACTGGGTATGCCCGCTGGTCGAGGAGAGCGAGAAGTCCGACCTGGCGGCTGCCGAGGCGCGGGCGGAGGCGCTGCGGCAACGCTTCGGCGACAAGGTCGCGCTGGTCCATGGGCGGATGAAGCCGCTGGAGAAGGACGCGGTGATGGCCGAGTTCGCCGCGGCGCGCGCGGGCGTGCTGGTGGCCACGACGGTGATCGAGGTCGGGGTCGACGTGCCCAATGCGACGCTGATCGTGATCGAGGCGGCGGACCGCTTCGGGCTTGCCCAGTTGCACCAGTTGCGCGGGCGGGTGGGCCGGGGCGGGGGCAAGTCGGTGTGCCTGTTGCTGCGGGGGAACAGCCTGTCGGAAACGTCGCGGGCGCGGCTGGCGCTGATGCGCGAGAGCAACGACGGGTTCCGGATTGCCGAGGAGGATCTGCGGCTGCGCGGGGGTGGCGAGTTGCTCGGCACGCGGCAATCCGGGGAGGCGGTGTTCCGGCTGGCGACGCCGGAGATGCTGGGCGAGTTGCTGCCGGTGGCGAATGCCGATGCGCGGTTGCTGGTGGATCGGGATGGCGGGTTGGAAGGGCCGAGGGGGCAGGCGGCGCGGGTGGCGCTGTATCTGTTCGAGCGGGATGCGGGGGTTGGGCGGTTGCGGTCGGGGTGA
- a CDS encoding FAD assembly factor SdhE codes for MDRETRLKRLKFRSWHRGTREADLMIGGYFDAHSATWSDTDMDWFETFLEEQDVDIMAWAMGVQPAPAQFDHPVLHAMRKMDFVPVSR; via the coding sequence ATGGACCGCGAAACCCGGCTGAAGCGCCTGAAATTCCGTAGCTGGCATCGCGGCACCCGCGAAGCCGACCTGATGATCGGCGGCTATTTCGACGCGCATTCGGCGACGTGGAGCGATACCGACATGGACTGGTTCGAAACGTTCCTCGAGGAACAGGATGTCGACATCATGGCGTGGGCGATGGGCGTCCAGCCGGCTCCGGCGCAGTTCGACCATCCGGTGCTGCATGCCATGCGGAAGATGGATTTCGTGCCGGTCAGCCGCTGA